The following are encoded in a window of Thalassotalea insulae genomic DNA:
- the ubiA gene encoding 4-hydroxybenzoate octaprenyltransferase produces the protein MTQSVSQSWQQKWLAVKQITRMDKPIGTYLLLWPTLWALWIASDGMPSLHHLLVFSLGVFIMRSAGCVINDYADRHVDGKVKRTAERPLVSGAMTSEQALSLFAFLIGGALALVLTLSFYTIQLSVCALLLAACYPFMKRYTHLPQVVLGAAFSWGMIMAFAETMGEVPLIAWLLFSANLLWTVAYDTMYAMVDRDDDILIGVKSTAILFAERDKRVVGLLQLLTLALLFTVGDMLAFGWPYQLALVISAGFFCYQQMLIANRERSRCFQAFLNNHWVGLVVFAGIYIEYL, from the coding sequence ATGACGCAGTCAGTGAGTCAATCGTGGCAACAGAAATGGTTGGCAGTTAAGCAAATCACCCGAATGGATAAACCGATAGGAACATATTTGTTATTATGGCCAACCTTATGGGCATTATGGATCGCCTCTGATGGCATGCCTAGCTTACATCACCTGTTGGTGTTTTCGTTAGGGGTGTTTATTATGCGCAGCGCTGGTTGTGTGATTAATGATTATGCAGATCGCCATGTTGACGGTAAGGTTAAACGAACCGCTGAGCGGCCATTAGTGTCTGGTGCGATGACCAGTGAACAGGCGTTAAGTTTATTTGCTTTCCTTATCGGTGGTGCGCTAGCGCTTGTCTTGACCTTATCTTTTTATACTATTCAACTGTCTGTTTGTGCGTTATTACTGGCCGCGTGTTATCCCTTTATGAAACGTTACACCCATCTGCCTCAAGTGGTATTAGGGGCGGCATTTAGCTGGGGTATGATCATGGCATTTGCTGAAACCATGGGAGAAGTTCCTCTGATTGCCTGGTTGTTATTCAGTGCGAATTTATTATGGACGGTGGCGTACGATACCATGTATGCCATGGTCGATCGTGACGATGATATCTTAATCGGGGTAAAATCTACTGCTATTTTATTTGCTGAGAGAGATAAGCGTGTTGTAGGTTTACTGCAATTACTAACGCTAGCTTTGTTGTTTACTGTTGGCGATATGCTGGCGTTTGGGTGGCCATACCAACTGGCTTTGGTGATAAGTGCCGGCTTCTTTTGTTATCAGCAAATGTTGATTGCTAATCGAGAACGCAGCCGATGTTTTCAGGCCTTCCTTAATAATCATTGGGTCGGCCTAGTTGTTTTTGCCGGTATTTATATTGAGTATTTATAA
- the plsB gene encoding glycerol-3-phosphate 1-O-acyltransferase PlsB produces MLAFRQFFYFLLKLPIKLWVNCRIVADNVLDNKQADSNKPIFYVVRHQSASDLLTLQKACRKLSYPDPFEQVTINGQCYDRTLCLEKPSRLLGAKATNNPSAQQQGLAILAAHQVDEQLDAQLIPVNLVWGRKPTKEKNNANVGTLLADQESPNWLRKFFIVLFLGRNTLVRFSESLSFRFIADKQGTDSATVRKFLRVARFHFYRQKIAATGPRLMHRQQMFKTLMKNPAIKRLIEDEVASKNQDKAKVEKQALAIMNEIAGDYRESMIRVGERVLHWLWNRLYNGIEVNNANTLRELADEGHEIIYVPCHRSHMDYLLLTYIIYQQGLVTPRIAAGINLNFWPAGPIFRKAGAFFIRRSFRGNRMYSTIFREYLGLLFERGYSVKFYSEGGRSRTGKLLEPKTGMLAMTIQSLLRGIDRPLTLVPVYLGYEHVMEVGTYHKELSGSKKQNESIFSVFKAIRNLRNYGKGYVNFGTPININQFLNQQVPEWKDAIDAVEPQKPSWLTPSVNVLADQVMVAINKSAALNGISLIALVLHATENKALSRQELAAQLDFFLMIQNSAPYSEQLTLPEQTGQQLIDDAVALNKVDVEQDSFGDIISLSDSAALEMRYYRNNILHAFMLPALICRILDRNAKINQQELISQIHLIMPLLKRDLFLWQDMTELSKQTEAILATLEQHQLAKQSKAGFWSLVGNTNSLNKIRILGECAEETLQRLTIITTLLNQLSPITKSEFSEKVVAIAKRLSVLNNINAPEFIDKKAQMTLINAMRDNAYIGSDNEGKLVANSSMANLRSCVSNLVDIAVLQSILR; encoded by the coding sequence ATGTTAGCATTCCGACAATTTTTTTATTTTCTATTAAAACTCCCCATTAAACTCTGGGTAAATTGTAGAATTGTTGCCGATAATGTCCTTGATAATAAACAAGCCGATAGCAATAAACCAATCTTTTATGTGGTTCGCCATCAATCGGCCAGTGACTTATTAACACTGCAAAAAGCCTGTCGCAAACTGAGTTATCCCGATCCATTTGAACAGGTCACTATTAACGGCCAATGTTATGACCGGACATTATGTTTGGAAAAGCCCAGCCGTTTATTGGGTGCTAAAGCAACCAATAATCCGTCGGCACAACAACAAGGCTTAGCAATATTAGCCGCCCATCAAGTTGACGAACAATTGGACGCTCAGTTAATCCCTGTAAATTTAGTGTGGGGCAGAAAGCCAACAAAGGAAAAGAATAACGCCAATGTCGGCACCTTATTGGCCGATCAGGAATCTCCCAACTGGCTGCGTAAATTTTTTATCGTACTGTTTCTTGGTCGCAATACCTTAGTACGTTTTAGTGAATCTTTGTCTTTTCGTTTCATCGCCGATAAACAAGGCACCGATAGCGCCACAGTACGTAAGTTTCTACGCGTCGCCCGTTTTCATTTTTATCGACAAAAAATAGCAGCTACCGGCCCTCGCTTAATGCATCGTCAGCAAATGTTCAAGACGCTGATGAAAAATCCGGCGATCAAACGCTTGATTGAAGACGAAGTCGCCAGTAAAAATCAGGACAAAGCAAAGGTTGAAAAGCAGGCACTGGCAATAATGAATGAAATTGCCGGTGATTATCGTGAGTCAATGATCCGAGTCGGCGAGCGTGTGCTGCACTGGCTATGGAATCGGCTATATAATGGCATCGAAGTCAATAATGCCAACACCTTGCGCGAACTAGCAGACGAAGGCCATGAAATCATCTATGTACCATGCCACCGCAGTCATATGGATTATTTATTACTCACCTATATCATTTATCAGCAAGGATTGGTCACTCCAAGAATTGCTGCCGGTATTAACTTAAACTTTTGGCCTGCCGGACCGATTTTCAGAAAAGCCGGGGCCTTTTTTATTCGTCGAAGCTTCCGCGGGAATCGTATGTATTCCACCATTTTCCGTGAATATTTAGGGTTATTATTTGAACGGGGTTATTCAGTAAAATTCTATTCGGAAGGAGGACGCAGCCGCACCGGTAAATTGCTTGAACCGAAAACTGGCATGCTCGCCATGACCATTCAAAGCTTACTGCGAGGTATTGACCGACCTTTAACCTTAGTTCCGGTTTATCTCGGCTATGAACACGTGATGGAAGTGGGGACTTACCATAAAGAACTCAGCGGCAGTAAAAAGCAAAATGAGTCTATTTTTAGTGTCTTTAAGGCGATTCGTAATCTACGCAATTACGGTAAAGGCTATGTCAATTTTGGTACGCCGATCAATATCAACCAGTTTTTAAATCAGCAGGTACCTGAATGGAAAGACGCCATTGATGCCGTGGAGCCACAAAAGCCTTCTTGGTTAACTCCTAGCGTTAACGTATTGGCAGATCAAGTAATGGTAGCGATTAATAAGAGTGCCGCGCTTAATGGTATTTCTCTCATTGCGCTTGTTTTGCATGCGACGGAAAATAAGGCGTTATCACGTCAAGAATTAGCCGCACAACTGGATTTCTTTTTAATGATACAAAACTCAGCGCCATACAGTGAGCAATTAACGCTGCCAGAGCAAACGGGTCAGCAGTTAATAGATGATGCTGTCGCATTAAATAAAGTGGATGTTGAACAAGATAGCTTTGGGGATATTATTTCCCTCAGTGATTCCGCAGCATTAGAAATGCGCTATTATCGCAATAATATTCTCCACGCCTTTATGCTACCCGCATTGATATGTCGCATCTTAGATCGCAACGCAAAAATCAATCAGCAAGAGTTAATTTCACAAATTCACTTAATAATGCCGCTGTTAAAACGCGATCTATTTTTATGGCAAGATATGACCGAATTAAGCAAACAAACCGAGGCTATACTAGCCACGCTTGAGCAACATCAGCTCGCTAAACAAAGTAAAGCAGGATTCTGGTCACTGGTGGGTAATACCAATTCCCTTAATAAAATCAGAATACTGGGGGAATGTGCGGAAGAAACACTACAACGTTTAACCATAATCACCACGTTACTCAATCAGTTATCTCCAATAACTAAAAGTGAATTTAGTGAAAAAGTGGTAGCAATCGCCAAACGGTTATCGGTACTTAACAATATTAATGCGCCAGAGTTTATTGATAAGAAAGCACAAATGACCTTAATTAACGCCATGCGGGATAATGCTTATATTGGCAGTGATAATGAAGGTAAGTTGGTAGCAAACAGTAGCATGGCGAACTTAAGATCCTGTGTTAGTAATCTAGTCGATATTGCAGTATTACAAAGTATTTTACGTTAA
- a CDS encoding M20/M25/M40 family metallo-hydrolase, with amino-acid sequence MKKFIVLVCLTHILAFTSANARQSLGVVEQQMIREIHQELPKTIEQLAQAVNINSGTMNFPGVKAVGELMIAQLSALGFAAKWQKGGAFNRAGHVVAHFNHNQANKKKILMIGHLDTVFAKDDSFQQFQRLSETEASGPGVIDMKGGNAIILASLQALKKVNILQDLAITVVLTGDEESSGRPLALSKKAIVDAAKWADIALGFENGDSNIGTAMVARRSYLGWTLTVTGKAAHSSQIFTTEQGYGAVLEAARILNAFREQLSQQQNLTFNPGVIAGGTRVNGQQAASSFNAFGKANVIAQRLIVNGDLRGLTEQQVANARKMMQAIVSDNLAHTQAVLSFSTGYPPMAPTSGNQQLLSLYSQVSQDLGYGEVVAANPRKAGAADISFAANHVEMALDGLGLMGRGGHTKNEVADLTSLTKNIEKTAILLYRLSQNSAE; translated from the coding sequence ATGAAAAAGTTTATTGTACTCGTTTGTCTTACTCACATATTGGCTTTCACATCAGCTAATGCTCGGCAATCGTTAGGTGTTGTTGAACAACAGATGATCAGAGAAATTCATCAGGAATTACCGAAAACGATTGAGCAGTTGGCACAGGCAGTCAATATTAATAGCGGTACGATGAATTTCCCCGGAGTTAAAGCGGTTGGTGAATTGATGATAGCGCAACTGAGCGCTTTAGGTTTTGCGGCGAAATGGCAAAAGGGAGGTGCTTTTAATCGTGCTGGTCACGTGGTTGCTCACTTTAATCATAACCAAGCAAACAAGAAAAAAATCCTGATGATCGGGCATCTGGATACAGTGTTCGCGAAAGATGACAGTTTTCAGCAATTTCAGCGGCTTTCAGAAACAGAAGCGTCTGGTCCAGGTGTGATTGATATGAAAGGTGGTAATGCGATTATTCTGGCGTCATTACAGGCATTAAAAAAAGTGAATATTTTACAGGATCTAGCTATTACAGTGGTGCTGACCGGCGACGAAGAAAGCAGCGGCCGGCCGTTAGCCTTATCGAAAAAAGCCATTGTTGATGCGGCAAAATGGGCGGATATTGCACTGGGGTTTGAAAATGGTGACAGTAATATAGGCACGGCCATGGTAGCAAGGCGTAGTTATTTAGGCTGGACGCTTACAGTTACTGGAAAAGCGGCTCATTCATCACAAATATTTACCACAGAACAAGGTTATGGCGCAGTATTGGAAGCCGCGCGTATTCTTAATGCCTTTCGAGAACAGTTATCGCAGCAGCAGAACTTAACCTTTAACCCTGGGGTGATCGCTGGTGGCACACGAGTTAATGGCCAGCAAGCAGCATCAAGCTTCAATGCTTTTGGTAAAGCCAATGTGATTGCGCAACGCTTAATCGTTAACGGTGATTTGCGTGGGTTAACAGAGCAGCAGGTGGCAAATGCTAGAAAGATGATGCAGGCGATTGTCAGTGACAATCTTGCTCACACTCAAGCAGTGCTTAGCTTTTCAACTGGGTATCCGCCGATGGCACCTACTAGCGGCAATCAGCAGTTACTTTCATTGTATAGTCAGGTTAGCCAGGATCTAGGATATGGTGAGGTGGTTGCCGCTAACCCAAGAAAAGCGGGAGCTGCAGATATTTCTTTTGCCGCAAATCATGTTGAAATGGCGTTAGATGGCTTAGGCCTTATGGGGCGGGGAGGCCATACTAAAAATGAAGTTGCGGATTTAACATCTCTTACAAAAAACATCGAAAAGACAGCGATATTACTTTATCGTTTATCACAAAATAGCGCTGAGTGA
- a CDS encoding NYN domain-containing protein, with product MKKIAVFVDVQNIYYTTRDTFRRQFNYRKLWQLLSAQGDIVVANAYAIERSDDAQHKFQKALKHIGFSVKLKPYIQRADGSAKGDWDVGITIDVLECANDVDQIVLLSGDGDFDLLLRKVRDKYQVETQVYGVLALTANSLINSADEFSPIDEALLL from the coding sequence ATGAAGAAAATTGCAGTATTTGTCGATGTACAAAATATTTATTACACCACCAGAGATACCTTTAGACGACAGTTTAATTATCGAAAACTATGGCAATTATTGAGCGCTCAGGGAGATATTGTCGTAGCGAATGCCTACGCGATTGAACGCAGTGATGATGCCCAGCATAAATTTCAAAAGGCATTAAAGCACATTGGCTTTAGTGTAAAGCTCAAACCTTATATTCAACGCGCTGATGGTTCAGCAAAAGGTGATTGGGACGTCGGCATCACTATCGATGTTTTGGAGTGTGCGAATGACGTTGATCAGATAGTGTTACTTTCGGGTGATGGCGACTTTGATTTATTGCTGCGGAAAGTAAGAGATAAGTATCAAGTAGAGACGCAAGTTTATGGCGTATTAGCGTTAACTGCGAATTCTTTGATTAATAGTGCCGATGAATTTTCTCCGATAGATGAAGCCTTGCTACTGTAG
- a CDS encoding substrate-binding periplasmic protein: MRYLLTIILLFSGFASAQVKQTVSVYHYHTKPPLVINIQIKQGLYYDFTRYLNTRSTTHHFELVFVPRKRIERMLKDEKLQGILLGVNPVWFNDKKEVNYLWTEKIFTDRDEVVSLAETPIEFTTPDSLAGKVFGGVRGFYYYGISELVNRNKISHIETVKEVDLFYMLLNKRIDAAVISRSTLDYLVKKNNWQSIFHLSNKPHDIYERRVLVPKHLSPVFDELDTIVKKLPKDKNWLKILARYK; this comes from the coding sequence GTGCGCTATCTTCTTACCATCATTTTGTTATTCTCTGGTTTTGCCTCTGCACAGGTTAAACAAACGGTTAGTGTTTACCATTATCATACAAAACCCCCTCTGGTGATAAATATCCAAATCAAACAAGGCTTGTATTATGATTTTACCCGTTACTTAAATACCCGCAGTACTACGCATCATTTTGAACTAGTATTTGTGCCAAGAAAGCGTATTGAACGTATGCTCAAGGATGAAAAACTCCAGGGCATTTTATTAGGAGTGAACCCCGTCTGGTTTAACGATAAAAAAGAAGTTAATTATTTATGGACCGAGAAAATTTTTACCGATAGAGATGAAGTTGTTTCATTGGCTGAGACCCCAATAGAATTTACCACACCTGATTCATTAGCCGGAAAAGTGTTTGGCGGCGTTAGGGGGTTTTATTACTATGGCATAAGTGAACTAGTTAACCGCAATAAAATCAGCCATATTGAAACAGTTAAAGAAGTCGATCTATTTTATATGCTGTTAAATAAGCGCATCGACGCGGCGGTGATCAGCCGTTCCACTCTTGATTATTTAGTGAAAAAAAATAACTGGCAATCCATCTTCCATTTATCCAACAAACCGCACGATATTTATGAACGTCGTGTTTTAGTGCCTAAGCATTTATCACCGGTATTTGATGAGCTAGATACAATAGTCAAAAAACTCCCGAAAGACAAAAACTGGCTTAAAATATTAGCTAGATATAAATAG
- a CDS encoding DUF1285 domain-containing protein — MALDKLSKQITRLADNEKALPPVELWDPPYCGEIKLTIKSNGDWYYQDTIFKRLSLVKLFASVLKKEADDYFLVTPVEKVKITVEDVPFIITQWQWLDEQQSVMELTTNLGDSFVLNSEHQLSDNEQGALYVNVRHNLRAKVHRNVYYQWVDLAQQEQLADKTVLTFYSDGQCYVLGEVD; from the coding sequence GTGGCGTTAGATAAATTATCAAAACAAATCACTCGATTGGCAGATAATGAAAAAGCATTACCGCCAGTTGAATTATGGGATCCACCGTATTGCGGTGAGATTAAACTGACCATTAAAAGCAATGGTGACTGGTATTATCAGGACACTATTTTTAAACGTCTATCATTGGTGAAACTCTTTGCATCAGTGCTAAAAAAAGAAGCGGATGATTACTTTTTGGTAACGCCGGTAGAGAAAGTGAAAATTACTGTTGAAGATGTGCCATTTATTATCACCCAATGGCAGTGGTTGGATGAACAACAGTCGGTGATGGAGCTCACTACCAACTTAGGCGATAGCTTTGTGCTGAATAGTGAACATCAACTGAGCGATAATGAGCAGGGTGCTTTGTATGTTAATGTCAGACATAACTTAAGGGCGAAAGTACATCGTAATGTCTATTATCAGTGGGTGGATTTAGCGCAGCAAGAACAGCTGGCAGATAAAACAGTATTGACGTTTTATAGTGATGGTCAGTGCTATGTGCTTGGGGAGGTGGACTAG
- a CDS encoding RidA family protein, producing MKKIVSSGSHLEEPIGFSRACRIGNSIAVSGTAPIENGQTVYEGDVYNQTKYCLQLSIKAIEEAGGSLQGVIRTRIMLTDITRWEEAAKAHGELFSKIKPACTFVEVSQFIDKLWLVETEIDCVVI from the coding sequence ATGAAAAAAATTGTCAGCTCGGGTTCTCATCTTGAAGAGCCAATTGGATTCTCTCGCGCTTGTAGAATTGGAAATTCTATAGCTGTGTCTGGAACCGCTCCGATTGAAAATGGGCAAACAGTGTATGAAGGTGATGTCTACAATCAAACTAAATACTGTTTACAGCTGTCAATAAAAGCAATCGAAGAAGCGGGCGGTAGTCTGCAAGGTGTCATTAGAACACGAATTATGCTTACCGATATTACTCGTTGGGAAGAGGCAGCAAAAGCTCATGGTGAATTGTTTTCTAAAATAAAACCCGCTTGCACTTTTGTTGAAGTAAGCCAATTTATCGATAAATTGTGGCTTGTTGAAACAGAAATTGATTGCGTTGTAATCTAG
- a CDS encoding heavy metal-binding domain-containing protein has product MIYSTTESIPGREIEKIVGVVTGNVVQAKHIGRDIMAGLKSIIGGEIRGYTEMLTDARDIAIQRLVENAQEKGADAVVGIRFTTSAIMDGSSEIMVFGTAVKLKT; this is encoded by the coding sequence ATGATTTATTCGACCACCGAGTCAATCCCTGGAAGAGAAATAGAAAAAATTGTTGGTGTCGTTACTGGTAATGTTGTTCAAGCAAAGCATATTGGTCGTGACATTATGGCTGGCTTGAAAAGCATTATCGGTGGTGAAATACGCGGTTACACCGAGATGTTAACTGACGCCAGAGATATAGCGATTCAACGTCTTGTTGAAAATGCACAAGAAAAGGGAGCAGATGCTGTTGTAGGTATTCGCTTTACTACAAGTGCAATAATGGATGGTTCATCTGAAATAATGGTCTTTGGAACAGCGGTTAAATTAAAAACATAA
- a CDS encoding DUF3185 family protein, with product MNNKIIGIVLIIAGVVSAMWGYNIYDSASSQVTRALSGDTPIEAWVGMAGGIIAILIGITRLK from the coding sequence ATGAATAACAAAATTATCGGAATAGTCCTTATTATTGCGGGTGTTGTATCAGCTATGTGGGGCTACAATATTTATGATTCTGCTAGCTCACAAGTTACTCGAGCATTAAGTGGGGACACGCCTATTGAGGCTTGGGTGGGAATGGCTGGTGGTATAATTGCGATTTTAATTGGTATTACAAGACTCAAATAA
- the hemN gene encoding oxygen-independent coproporphyrinogen III oxidase, which produces MQAKQFFDSQLLNKYNTSGPRYTSYPTALEFNHQFNSTDLLQAIEKSDNNELSLYIHIPFCHSLCYYCGCNKVITRHRDKADIYLDYLAKEINSRAPLFKNYTVKQLHWGGGTPSFLTHQQITQLVTLLKHAFNFADQVEMSIEIDPREIEMNLAEHLYALGFNRLSIGVQDIDEKVQKTINRVQSTEFIEQFIAHAKQVGFQSINVDLIYGLPHQTIETFTRTLNKVHEMDVDRISLFSYAHLPSRFAAQRKLRDEWLPNTQEKFALMKLAIETLCGFGYEFIGMDHFAKPDDELAIAQKNGTLHRNFQGYTTKGNCDLLGLGVSAISAIGDSFSQNIKDLKPYYQAIEDQGHAQEKGITLTQDDVIRGEVIRELMCNLYLDKQHINTKYGIDFDSYFADDLPLLETFINDKLVVNNQQEIIVKQKARLLIRIICMSFDAYMKHHINQQRFSRVI; this is translated from the coding sequence ATGCAAGCCAAGCAATTTTTTGATAGCCAGTTATTAAATAAATACAATACCAGTGGTCCTAGGTATACCTCCTACCCGACGGCACTGGAATTTAATCATCAGTTTAATAGCACAGACTTACTTCAGGCGATTGAAAAATCAGATAATAATGAGTTATCTCTTTATATTCACATCCCGTTTTGCCATTCGCTTTGTTACTACTGCGGTTGCAATAAAGTTATCACTCGCCATCGTGATAAAGCAGATATTTACCTAGATTACCTTGCCAAAGAAATCAACTCACGCGCACCACTATTTAAAAACTATACCGTTAAACAATTGCATTGGGGCGGTGGCACGCCAAGCTTTTTAACTCATCAACAAATCACCCAACTGGTTACTCTGTTAAAACACGCGTTTAATTTTGCGGATCAGGTAGAAATGAGTATCGAAATCGATCCTCGTGAAATAGAAATGAATTTAGCCGAGCACTTATATGCTCTCGGCTTTAATCGTCTTAGTATTGGGGTGCAAGACATAGATGAAAAAGTCCAAAAAACTATCAATCGCGTACAATCAACTGAGTTTATTGAGCAATTTATCGCCCACGCCAAGCAAGTAGGCTTTCAATCAATCAATGTCGATTTAATTTACGGTCTGCCACATCAAACCATCGAAACATTCACCCGCACGTTAAATAAAGTGCATGAAATGGATGTCGATCGTATTTCATTGTTTAGCTATGCCCATCTGCCAAGCCGATTTGCTGCGCAGCGTAAATTACGAGATGAATGGCTACCTAATACGCAAGAAAAATTCGCCCTGATGAAACTGGCGATCGAAACCTTATGCGGTTTTGGCTACGAATTTATTGGTATGGACCATTTTGCCAAACCTGATGATGAATTAGCCATCGCTCAAAAAAATGGTACTTTGCACCGTAACTTTCAGGGTTACACCACCAAAGGCAACTGCGATTTGTTAGGACTAGGTGTTTCGGCGATTAGTGCCATAGGTGACAGCTTCAGCCAAAACATTAAAGATTTAAAACCTTATTACCAGGCCATTGAAGACCAAGGTCATGCCCAAGAAAAAGGCATCACTTTAACTCAGGATGATGTAATTCGCGGCGAAGTTATCCGTGAATTAATGTGCAACCTTTATTTAGATAAACAACACATCAATACAAAGTACGGCATCGACTTTGATAGCTATTTTGCCGACGACCTACCGCTACTAGAGACCTTTATCAATGATAAGTTAGTGGTGAACAATCAGCAGGAAATTATCGTTAAACAAAAAGCCCGACTGCTGATCCGCATTATTTGTATGAGTTTTGATGCTTATATGAAACATCACATTAACCAGCAACGCTTTTCACGAGTGATCTAA
- a CDS encoding TraR/DksA family transcriptional regulator, with protein MTQQLKQQFTQRIIELQQRVSAIHQDFAQGRDADWSEQAGERENEEVLNALESEAKIEIQQLSNAITKIDQGLYGICEECGETIASQRLAVQPAASKCVQCAQ; from the coding sequence ATGACACAGCAATTAAAACAACAGTTCACCCAACGTATTATTGAATTACAGCAAAGAGTAAGCGCTATTCATCAGGACTTTGCTCAAGGACGCGATGCCGATTGGTCAGAGCAAGCCGGAGAGCGAGAAAACGAAGAAGTACTCAATGCACTAGAGTCGGAAGCAAAAATAGAAATTCAGCAATTATCCAATGCGATAACCAAAATTGATCAAGGGCTTTACGGCATTTGTGAAGAATGTGGAGAAACTATTGCCAGCCAACGTTTAGCAGTGCAGCCCGCTGCTTCTAAATGTGTGCAATGCGCCCAATAG
- a CDS encoding DUF2489 domain-containing protein, which produces MIVDYWPYWLAFACMIVISLAVYAGKLLRQLKHQTERQQQLTLQQQQALATHDKKILDSVVIIVRAMKEEQCDISEGCWRLSVLLDSLKTADDLSLQFPAIFELYGAIKHMPILEERKQLSKQQRMKFDLERTKVEARLQPSVFQAIEELHNYALAKIGALSNS; this is translated from the coding sequence ATGATTGTAGATTATTGGCCATACTGGCTGGCATTTGCCTGCATGATCGTCATCAGCTTAGCAGTTTATGCTGGCAAACTACTACGCCAACTCAAGCATCAAACAGAACGACAGCAGCAACTAACATTGCAACAGCAGCAGGCGTTAGCGACACACGATAAAAAAATCCTCGATAGCGTAGTCATTATTGTTAGAGCAATGAAAGAAGAGCAATGCGATATCTCGGAAGGATGCTGGCGCTTATCAGTATTGCTCGACTCATTAAAAACCGCCGACGATCTAAGTTTGCAATTTCCTGCTATATTTGAATTATACGGTGCAATAAAGCATATGCCTATTCTTGAAGAACGTAAACAGCTCAGTAAGCAGCAACGAATGAAGTTTGATTTAGAGCGCACCAAGGTTGAAGCTCGCTTACAACCTTCTGTTTTTCAAGCAATAGAAGAATTGCATAATTACGCATTAGCAAAGATCGGAGCACTGTCTAATAGCTGA
- the yihI gene encoding Der GTPase-activating protein YihI: protein MTRQKKSRKPGLAPASASKDKKDLATPSDKKPKKLKGRKPGSRQTDAIKKSKQKSAPQTNKDPRVGSKKPIMLTKAQAPEAANKAVKAKPAQRKVAAIKVLDNTQALEQEFYAIEEDAQLQSIFAKQEQEQPLTNEEIDYFNEKMERYHNLQQQLGWSDEEESSEPTGETDEDALWDKLDNNHLSDYE, encoded by the coding sequence ATGACACGCCAGAAAAAATCAAGAAAACCCGGATTAGCACCAGCTAGCGCCAGCAAAGATAAAAAAGATTTAGCCACGCCTAGCGATAAAAAACCGAAAAAGCTTAAAGGCAGAAAACCCGGCTCGCGCCAGACTGATGCCATTAAAAAATCGAAACAAAAATCAGCGCCGCAAACCAATAAAGACCCTCGTGTTGGCAGTAAAAAACCCATAATGTTGACAAAAGCTCAAGCGCCTGAAGCAGCAAACAAAGCGGTTAAAGCAAAGCCTGCACAGAGAAAAGTTGCCGCAATTAAAGTGCTAGATAACACTCAGGCATTGGAGCAGGAATTTTATGCGATTGAAGAAGATGCGCAATTACAGTCGATCTTCGCTAAGCAGGAACAAGAGCAGCCATTAACCAACGAAGAAATCGATTACTTCAATGAGAAAATGGAGCGTTACCACAATTTACAGCAACAACTTGGCTGGTCAGATGAAGAAGAATCATCAGAACCAACTGGCGAAACAGATGAAGACGCCTTATGGGATAAACTAGATAATAATCATTTATCTGATTACGAATAA